From the Paraburkholderia sp. PREW-6R genome, one window contains:
- a CDS encoding uracil-DNA glycosylase yields MTSASRTRAHPISSQASLFGDDANTASTTQQPSSTDKVSARADAPPTLEAQFAALPAAWRVHLKPFIGSDAYRSLCDFVDGERAVGKTVYPADVFRALRLTSPDDVKVVILGQDPYHGEDRGTPQAHGLAFSVAPHVRPPPSLRNIFKEIAASLGHEPPGHGCLDSWARQGVLLLNTVLTVERDSAASHAKRGWEKCTDTLIHELAIKHDGLVFMLWGAHAQAKRALLGGKSHYVLEAPHPSPLSAHRGFLGCGHFAKANDYLVKQGREPIDWRLPDEAKMLA; encoded by the coding sequence ATGACATCCGCTTCTCGTACCCGCGCCCATCCCATCTCGTCGCAAGCCTCGTTGTTCGGTGACGACGCAAACACCGCCTCTACCACGCAGCAACCATCATCAACAGACAAAGTGAGCGCACGCGCCGACGCGCCGCCCACTCTCGAAGCCCAGTTTGCCGCTCTCCCTGCGGCATGGCGCGTGCATCTGAAGCCGTTCATTGGCAGCGACGCGTATCGCTCGTTGTGCGATTTTGTCGACGGTGAACGCGCGGTGGGCAAAACCGTGTATCCCGCCGACGTTTTCCGCGCGCTTCGGCTGACAAGCCCCGACGACGTGAAAGTGGTCATCCTCGGCCAGGATCCGTATCACGGCGAAGATCGCGGCACGCCACAAGCACATGGACTCGCGTTTTCTGTCGCGCCGCATGTGCGCCCGCCGCCGTCACTGCGCAACATCTTCAAGGAAATTGCCGCGAGTCTCGGTCATGAGCCGCCGGGGCATGGCTGCCTGGATTCGTGGGCGAGGCAAGGCGTGCTGCTGTTGAACACGGTGCTGACCGTCGAACGCGACTCGGCAGCGAGTCACGCAAAACGCGGTTGGGAAAAATGCACCGATACGCTGATTCACGAGTTGGCGATCAAGCACGACGGCCTCGTGTTCATGCTATGGGGCGCGCATGCACAGGCCAAACGCGCGCTGCTCGGCGGCAAATCGCATTACGTGCTGGAAGCGCCGCATCCGTCGCCGCTGTCCGCGCATCGCGGCTTTCTCGGCTGCGGACACTTCGCGAAGGCAAATGACTACCTCGTCAAACAGGGCCGCGAACCGATCGACTGGCGCCTGCCCGACGAAGCGAAAATGCTTGCGTGA
- a CDS encoding phosphoglycolate phosphatase, whose product MTTPFPAPRLNGPRLQAAIIDLDGTMIDTADDFTAGLNGMLAQLDASGTTREEVIGYVGKGSEHLIRSVLAPRFEAEHAQDRFDEALAIYQAEYAKINGLHTRLYPEVEAGLRAMRDAGIKLACVTNKPHRFAVELLEQYGLAPYFSVVLGGDSLPKKKPDPLPMLTAAAQLGVDPQATVAIGDSENDALAGRAAGMATLTVPYGYNHGQAIQTIKSDGIVASLLDAAKAIAAHHSTT is encoded by the coding sequence ATGACGACTCCGTTCCCCGCCCCGAGATTGAACGGCCCGCGCCTGCAAGCCGCGATCATCGACCTGGACGGCACGATGATCGACACCGCCGACGACTTCACCGCCGGTCTGAACGGCATGCTCGCGCAACTCGACGCGAGCGGGACAACGCGCGAAGAAGTGATCGGTTATGTCGGCAAGGGTTCGGAGCACCTGATCCGCAGCGTGCTCGCGCCGCGTTTCGAAGCCGAGCATGCGCAAGACCGTTTCGACGAAGCGCTCGCCATTTATCAGGCGGAATACGCGAAGATCAATGGTCTGCACACGCGCCTGTATCCGGAGGTCGAAGCCGGCCTGCGCGCGATGCGAGACGCCGGCATCAAACTCGCCTGCGTGACCAACAAGCCGCACCGGTTCGCAGTCGAGCTGCTCGAACAGTATGGGCTGGCGCCATATTTCAGCGTCGTGCTCGGCGGCGACAGTCTGCCGAAAAAGAAGCCGGACCCATTGCCGATGCTTACCGCGGCTGCGCAATTGGGCGTTGATCCGCAGGCCACGGTTGCTATCGGCGATTCGGAAAACGACGCGCTGGCGGGCCGCGCTGCAGGCATGGCGACGCTCACCGTGCCCTACGGCTACAACCACGGGCAAGCTATACAAACGATAAAATCCGATGGTATAGTTGCCTCGCTGCTCGACGCCGCGAAGGCGATCGCAGCGCATCATTCCACGACTTGA
- the trpE gene encoding anthranilate synthase component I: MTELEFQSLANEGFNRIPLIAEALADLETPLSLYLKLAQPERNGANSFLLESVVGGERFGRYSFIGLPARTLIRTRNAVSEVVRDGKVVETHEGDPLEFIQQFQGRFKVAQRPGLPRFAGGLAGYFSYDAVRYIEKKLADTTPKDDLNLPDIQLLLTEEVAVIDNLAGKLYLVVYADPTQPEAYTKARQRLRELRQRLRATVQPPVTSASVRTETYREFAKDDYLAAVRKAKEYIAAGELMQVQVGQRLTKPYRDNPLSLYRALRSLNPSPYMYYYNFGDFHVVGASPEILVRQEKRGEDRIVTIRPLAGTRPRGNTPERDAELATELLNDPKEIAEHVMLIDLARNDVGRIAQIGSVVVTDKMVIEKYSHVQHIVSSVEGKLKPGTTNFDVLRATFPAGTLSGAPKVRAMELIDELEPVKRGLYGGAVGYLSFTGEMDLAITIRTGVIANGNLYVQAAAGVVADSVPESEWQETENKARAVLRAAEQVQDGLDSDF, from the coding sequence ATGACCGAACTCGAATTCCAGTCCCTCGCCAACGAGGGTTTCAACCGCATTCCGCTCATCGCCGAAGCACTCGCGGACCTCGAAACGCCGCTCTCGCTGTACCTCAAGCTCGCGCAACCGGAGCGCAACGGCGCCAACTCTTTCCTGCTGGAATCGGTAGTGGGCGGCGAACGTTTCGGGCGCTACTCGTTCATCGGCTTGCCGGCGCGGACGTTGATCCGCACACGCAATGCGGTGTCGGAAGTGGTGCGCGACGGCAAGGTCGTCGAGACGCACGAGGGCGATCCGCTCGAGTTCATCCAGCAATTCCAGGGTCGTTTCAAGGTTGCGCAACGTCCCGGATTGCCGCGTTTTGCGGGCGGTCTGGCCGGCTATTTCAGCTATGACGCTGTGCGTTACATCGAGAAAAAACTCGCCGACACCACCCCGAAAGACGATCTGAACTTGCCCGACATCCAGTTGCTGCTCACCGAAGAAGTGGCGGTGATCGACAACCTCGCCGGCAAGCTCTATCTCGTGGTCTACGCCGATCCAACGCAGCCGGAGGCCTACACGAAAGCGAGACAGCGTCTGCGCGAACTGCGTCAGCGGTTGCGCGCGACCGTCCAGCCGCCCGTCACGTCGGCAAGCGTACGCACGGAAACGTATCGCGAGTTCGCGAAAGACGATTACCTGGCCGCGGTGCGCAAGGCAAAGGAATACATCGCGGCCGGCGAACTCATGCAGGTGCAGGTCGGCCAGCGTCTGACGAAGCCGTATCGTGACAATCCGCTGTCGCTGTATCGCGCGCTGCGCTCGCTCAATCCGTCGCCGTATATGTACTACTACAATTTCGGCGACTTTCACGTGGTGGGGGCGTCGCCGGAAATTCTGGTGCGCCAGGAAAAGCGTGGCGAAGATCGGATCGTCACGATCCGTCCACTCGCGGGTACCCGTCCGCGCGGCAATACGCCGGAACGCGACGCCGAACTCGCGACCGAACTGCTGAACGATCCGAAGGAAATCGCCGAACACGTGATGCTGATCGACCTCGCGCGCAACGACGTGGGCCGCATCGCGCAGATTGGCTCGGTAGTCGTCACCGATAAAATGGTGATCGAAAAATACTCGCACGTGCAGCACATCGTGAGTTCGGTCGAAGGCAAATTGAAGCCGGGCACCACCAATTTCGACGTGCTGCGCGCCACGTTCCCGGCCGGCACGCTGTCGGGCGCGCCGAAAGTGCGCGCAATGGAACTGATCGACGAACTCGAACCCGTGAAGCGCGGCCTCTACGGCGGGGCGGTCGGCTACCTGTCGTTCACCGGCGAAATGGATCTGGCGATCACGATCCGCACCGGCGTAATCGCGAACGGCAATCTGTATGTGCAGGCGGCAGCCGGTGTCGTCGCCGATTCGGTGCCGGAGTCCGAATGGCAGGAGACCGAGAACAAGGCGCGTGCGGTATTGCGCGCCGCCGAACAGGTGCAGGACGGCCTCGATAGCGACTTCTGA
- a CDS encoding CYTH domain-containing protein codes for MGMEREIKLTLPPDQVEAATQWFGARAGTPGRAIELKNIYFDTPQLALAHSKSALRLRHAPEGWLQTYKTVGDAKDGLHSRHEWEMPVAGEELEIDALLNACDEASAADAVRQAAPELIELFRTNFTRTLWNVNVDGSTIEAAIDRGDVVADVDGEKRRAPILEIELELKSGDEAALHTLAAELGNAIRGLAPDNVSKAQRGYQLRKG; via the coding sequence ATGGGCATGGAACGCGAAATCAAGCTGACGTTGCCGCCTGACCAGGTGGAAGCGGCAACGCAATGGTTCGGCGCACGTGCGGGCACACCAGGCCGCGCGATCGAGTTGAAGAATATCTATTTCGATACGCCACAGCTCGCGCTGGCTCACTCGAAAAGCGCGCTGCGTCTGAGGCATGCACCGGAAGGCTGGCTGCAGACCTACAAGACCGTCGGTGATGCGAAAGACGGTTTGCACAGTCGCCACGAATGGGAGATGCCCGTCGCCGGCGAAGAGCTGGAGATCGACGCGCTGTTGAATGCGTGCGACGAAGCGTCGGCTGCGGACGCGGTGCGGCAAGCAGCGCCGGAACTGATCGAACTGTTCCGCACGAACTTCACGCGCACGCTGTGGAATGTGAATGTCGACGGCTCCACGATCGAGGCTGCGATCGATCGGGGCGACGTCGTTGCCGACGTCGACGGTGAAAAGCGTCGTGCTCCGATTCTGGAAATCGAACTCGAGTTGAAGTCCGGCGACGAGGCTGCGCTTCATACGCTCGCGGCGGAACTCGGCAACGCAATCCGCGGCCTCGCACCGGATAATGTCAGCAAGGCGCAGCGCGGCTATCAGCTGCGCAAGGGGTGA
- a CDS encoding NAD(P)H-dependent oxidoreductase translates to MTTILQINSAARSQGANSTLLLNELTAKLQQSNPGAQVVVRNLQAEPLPHLDDAVLGAFFTPADQRTPQQSAIAARSEALIAELQAADIVVIGAPMYNFGISSQLKTYFDFIARAGITFQYTANGPEGLVKGKKVYVVSARGGKYLGTPNDSQTPYLTSFLGFLGMTDVTFIYAEGLNMGPDAAGAALAAAREAIAAV, encoded by the coding sequence ATGACCACGATCCTGCAAATCAACTCGGCAGCCCGCTCACAAGGTGCGAACTCGACGCTGCTCCTCAACGAGCTGACCGCAAAACTGCAACAATCGAATCCGGGCGCGCAAGTCGTCGTCCGCAATTTGCAAGCTGAGCCGTTGCCGCATCTGGACGACGCCGTTCTCGGCGCGTTCTTCACGCCGGCTGACCAGCGCACGCCGCAACAGTCCGCGATCGCCGCGCGCAGCGAAGCGCTGATCGCCGAGTTGCAAGCCGCCGACATCGTCGTGATCGGCGCGCCGATGTACAACTTCGGTATTTCGTCGCAACTGAAAACGTACTTCGACTTCATCGCTCGCGCTGGCATTACGTTCCAGTACACGGCGAACGGTCCGGAAGGTCTTGTCAAAGGCAAGAAGGTCTACGTCGTGTCGGCACGCGGCGGCAAGTACCTCGGCACCCCGAACGACAGCCAGACACCGTATCTGACCAGCTTCCTCGGTTTTCTCGGGATGACCGACGTGACGTTCATCTATGCCGAAGGTTTGAACATGGGCCCGGACGCTGCGGGCGCAGCGCTGGCCGCGGCTCGCGAAGCGATCGCTGCGGTATAA
- the trpC gene encoding indole-3-glycerol phosphate synthase TrpC, whose protein sequence is MSDILDRIIAVKREEVRAAEQSAPLEELRLEASSRNIRDFVGALRAKHSAGLAAVISEVKKASPSKGVLREHFVPAEIARSYEKHGAACLSVLTDVQFFKGSVAYLQEARAACSLPVLRKDFIVDPYQIVEARAMGADAILLIAAALETSQMQDLEALAHSLGLAVLVEVHDRDELMEALTLSTPLIGINNRNLRTFDTSIETTIGMLELIPDDRIVVTESGILSRVDVERLRAMDVHTFLVGEAFMRAEDPGVELARMFF, encoded by the coding sequence ATGAGCGACATTCTGGACCGCATCATCGCGGTCAAACGCGAAGAAGTCCGCGCCGCCGAACAGAGCGCGCCGCTCGAAGAGTTGCGGCTCGAAGCGTCGTCGCGCAATATTCGCGACTTCGTCGGCGCGTTGCGCGCGAAGCATTCGGCGGGACTTGCCGCCGTGATTTCCGAAGTGAAGAAAGCGAGCCCGTCGAAAGGCGTGTTGCGCGAACACTTCGTTCCGGCCGAGATCGCGCGGTCGTATGAAAAGCATGGCGCGGCCTGCCTGTCCGTGCTGACCGACGTGCAGTTCTTCAAGGGCAGCGTCGCGTATCTACAGGAAGCACGCGCCGCGTGCAGTCTGCCGGTGCTGCGCAAAGACTTTATCGTCGATCCGTATCAGATCGTCGAAGCCCGCGCGATGGGCGCCGACGCGATCCTGCTGATCGCCGCCGCGCTCGAAACATCGCAAATGCAGGATCTCGAAGCGCTCGCGCATTCGCTCGGGCTGGCCGTGCTGGTTGAAGTGCACGACCGGGACGAGTTAATGGAAGCGCTCACGCTGAGCACACCGCTGATCGGGATCAACAATCGCAATCTGCGCACGTTCGACACGTCGATCGAGACGACCATCGGCATGCTCGAACTGATTCCCGACGATCGCATCGTGGTGACGGAGTCCGGCATCCTGTCGCGCGTCGATGTCGAACGGTTGCGGGCGATGGACGTGCATACGTTCCTCGTCGGCGAAGCCTTCATGCGTGCCGAAGATCCAGGCGTAGAGCTTGCGCGTATGTTTTTCTGA
- the trpD gene encoding anthranilate phosphoribosyltransferase produces MTITPHEALQRTIEHREIFHDEMLHLMRLIMRGELSPVMAAAIITGLRVKKETIGEITAAATVMREFARHVEVQDNSNFVDIVGTGGDGSQTFNISTATMFVSAAAGAKVAKHGGRGVSSKSGSADVLEALGVKIDLQPEQVAESIAETGMGFMFAPNHHPAMKNIAPVRRELGVRTIFNILGPLTNPAGAPNQLMGVFHADLVGIQVRVMQRLGANHVLVVYGMDGMDEVSLGAATQVGELRDGQILEYEIHPEDFGMQMVSNRTLKVADASESKAMLLEALDNKPGVAREIVTLNAGTALYSANVASSIADGIVLAREAIASGKARAKVEELIRFTQQYTQ; encoded by the coding sequence ATGACGATCACGCCTCACGAAGCGCTGCAACGGACCATCGAGCACCGCGAGATATTCCACGATGAAATGCTGCATCTGATGCGGCTCATCATGCGCGGCGAACTTTCGCCCGTGATGGCGGCGGCGATCATTACCGGCCTGCGCGTGAAAAAAGAGACCATCGGCGAAATCACCGCAGCCGCCACGGTGATGCGTGAATTCGCCCGCCACGTCGAAGTGCAGGACAACTCGAATTTTGTCGATATCGTCGGCACGGGCGGCGACGGTTCGCAGACGTTCAACATCTCCACGGCCACCATGTTCGTTTCGGCGGCCGCCGGCGCGAAAGTAGCGAAACATGGCGGGCGCGGCGTATCGAGCAAGTCGGGCAGCGCGGACGTGCTCGAAGCACTCGGCGTGAAAATCGACCTGCAGCCGGAACAGGTGGCGGAATCGATTGCGGAAACGGGCATGGGTTTCATGTTCGCGCCGAATCACCATCCGGCCATGAAAAACATCGCGCCGGTGCGTCGGGAACTGGGCGTGCGGACCATCTTCAACATTCTCGGGCCGCTCACCAATCCGGCTGGCGCGCCGAATCAGCTGATGGGCGTGTTCCATGCTGACCTCGTCGGCATTCAGGTGCGGGTGATGCAACGCCTCGGCGCCAATCACGTGCTGGTGGTGTACGGAATGGACGGCATGGACGAAGTCTCGCTCGGCGCGGCTACGCAGGTCGGCGAATTGCGCGACGGCCAGATCCTCGAATACGAAATCCATCCGGAAGACTTCGGCATGCAGATGGTGTCGAACCGCACGCTGAAAGTGGCGGACGCTTCCGAGTCCAAAGCCATGTTGCTCGAAGCACTCGACAACAAACCGGGCGTCGCGCGTGAAATCGTCACGCTGAACGCGGGCACGGCGCTGTATTCGGCAAACGTGGCTTCATCCATCGCGGACGGCATCGTGCTGGCGCGCGAGGCGATCGCGAGCGGCAAGGCTCGCGCGAAGGTTGAAGAACTCATTCGCTTCACCCAGCAATACACGCAGTAA
- the rpe gene encoding ribulose-phosphate 3-epimerase yields MTQFRISPSILSADFSRLGEEIRNVVAAGADWIHFDVMDNHYVPNLTIGPLVCEAIRPHVDVPIDVHLMVRPVDRIVPDFAKAGANIISFHPEGSDHIDRTLSLIRDHGCKAGLVFNPATSLSHLDYVMDKVDLVLIMSVNPGFGGQSFIPEALVKLREARKRINEYRDRTGREIHLEVDGGVKVDNIAEIAEAGADTFVAGSAIFGAPDHKAVIEKMRAAIAHIQH; encoded by the coding sequence ATGACGCAATTCCGCATTTCGCCCAGCATCCTGTCCGCCGACTTCTCCCGCCTCGGCGAAGAAATCCGCAACGTCGTCGCTGCCGGCGCCGACTGGATTCATTTCGACGTGATGGACAACCACTACGTGCCCAATCTGACGATCGGGCCCCTCGTGTGCGAGGCGATCCGCCCGCATGTGGACGTGCCGATCGACGTGCATCTGATGGTGCGACCGGTGGACCGTATCGTGCCGGACTTCGCGAAGGCCGGCGCGAACATCATCAGCTTTCATCCGGAAGGCTCGGACCATATCGACCGTACGCTGTCACTGATTCGCGATCACGGCTGCAAGGCGGGCCTCGTGTTCAACCCGGCCACGTCGCTGAGCCATCTCGATTACGTGATGGACAAGGTCGATCTCGTGCTGATCATGTCGGTCAATCCGGGCTTTGGCGGCCAGTCGTTCATTCCCGAGGCGCTCGTCAAACTGCGGGAAGCGCGCAAGCGCATTAATGAGTACCGCGACCGCACCGGTCGCGAGATTCATCTGGAAGTGGATGGCGGCGTCAAGGTCGATAACATCGCGGAGATTGCCGAGGCAGGCGCAGACACGTTCGTGGCCGGCTCGGCAATCTTCGGTGCGCCGGATCACAAGGCCGTGATCGAGAAAATGCGCGCGGCGATCGCTCACATCCAGCACTGA
- a CDS encoding PDZ domain-containing protein — MKPIRYTIVPRQPAAHLFEITVTVADPDPAGQRFMLPVWIPGSYMVREFARNIVTLRAFNDAGRKVRVEKTDKHTWQAAPVKGALTLRYEVYAWDLSVRAAHLDDTTGFFNGTSVFLSPLGHEEAQCVVDIQKPAGAAYRNWRVATALPEARGTKRYGFGEYRAQNYDELIDHPVTLGEFALATFKAHGVPHDVVIAGRVIGLDMARLSADLKRICEAQIAMFEPKTKKAPMDRYVFMTQAVTDGYGGLEHRASTALICNRGDLPVEGRDAMSEGYRTYLGLCSHEYFHTWNVKRIKPAVFAPYDLSVENYTSLLWLFEGFTSYYDDLMLVRTGLISQDEYFGLLGKVIGGVQRGSGRLKQTVAESSFDAWVKYYRQDENAPNAIVSYYTKGSLVALAFDLTIRAQTGNRRSLDDVMRLLWQRFGRDFYRGKPVGVSESEIEAIFVEATGANLSELFAEAVHGTRDLPLESLLAPFGITLTPEVDKSGKPSLGARVRGGADCTLAAVHEGSAAQKAGLSAGDVLIAIDGLRVTGANLDGLLSRYLPGAKVEVHAFRRDELRATEVRLDGPEVSRYKLAVTDKRPASRKARDRWLTN, encoded by the coding sequence ATGAAGCCAATCCGCTACACCATCGTTCCCAGACAACCCGCCGCCCACCTGTTCGAAATCACCGTCACCGTCGCTGATCCTGATCCGGCCGGTCAGCGTTTCATGCTGCCGGTGTGGATTCCGGGCAGCTACATGGTGCGCGAATTCGCGCGCAACATCGTCACGCTGCGCGCGTTCAACGACGCGGGCCGCAAGGTCCGTGTGGAAAAGACCGACAAGCACACCTGGCAGGCCGCGCCGGTGAAAGGCGCGCTGACGCTGCGCTACGAGGTGTACGCGTGGGACCTGTCGGTGCGCGCCGCGCATCTGGACGACACCACCGGCTTTTTCAACGGCACCAGCGTGTTTCTTTCGCCGCTCGGTCACGAGGAAGCGCAGTGCGTGGTGGACATCCAGAAGCCGGCAGGCGCGGCGTATCGCAACTGGCGCGTCGCCACGGCGCTGCCGGAAGCACGCGGCACGAAGCGCTACGGCTTCGGCGAATATCGCGCGCAGAACTATGACGAGTTGATCGATCATCCCGTGACGCTGGGTGAATTTGCGCTTGCCACGTTCAAGGCGCATGGCGTGCCGCATGACGTCGTGATCGCCGGGCGCGTGATCGGTCTCGACATGGCGCGCCTGTCCGCCGACCTGAAGCGCATTTGCGAAGCGCAGATCGCGATGTTCGAGCCGAAAACGAAGAAAGCGCCAATGGATCGCTACGTGTTCATGACGCAAGCCGTCACCGACGGTTACGGCGGACTCGAACACCGCGCGTCGACCGCGCTCATCTGCAATCGCGGCGATCTGCCCGTGGAGGGCCGCGACGCAATGTCGGAAGGCTACCGCACGTATCTCGGACTGTGCAGCCATGAGTACTTTCACACCTGGAACGTGAAGCGGATCAAGCCGGCGGTGTTCGCACCGTACGATCTCAGCGTCGAAAACTACACGTCGCTGCTGTGGCTGTTCGAGGGCTTCACGTCGTACTACGACGACCTGATGCTCGTGCGCACCGGCCTGATTTCGCAGGACGAGTATTTCGGGTTGCTCGGCAAGGTGATCGGCGGCGTACAGCGGGGCAGTGGGCGGCTGAAGCAGACCGTCGCCGAAAGCTCGTTCGACGCGTGGGTCAAATACTATCGCCAGGACGAAAACGCGCCGAACGCGATCGTCAGCTATTACACGAAGGGCTCGCTCGTCGCGCTCGCCTTCGATCTGACGATCCGCGCGCAGACCGGCAACCGCAGATCGCTCGATGACGTGATGCGCCTGCTGTGGCAGCGCTTTGGCCGCGACTTCTATCGTGGCAAGCCGGTCGGTGTCAGTGAAAGCGAGATCGAGGCGATCTTCGTGGAAGCGACCGGCGCGAACCTGAGCGAACTGTTCGCCGAAGCTGTGCATGGCACGCGCGATCTGCCGCTCGAGTCCCTGCTGGCGCCGTTCGGCATCACGCTCACGCCGGAGGTCGACAAGAGCGGCAAGCCGTCGCTCGGTGCGCGCGTGCGCGGCGGCGCGGACTGCACGCTGGCGGCGGTGCACGAGGGCAGCGCTGCACAGAAGGCCGGTCTGTCGGCGGGCGACGTACTGATCGCGATTGACGGCCTGCGCGTCACCGGCGCGAATCTCGACGGCCTGTTGTCGCGCTACTTGCCGGGCGCGAAAGTAGAAGTGCACGCGTTCCGCCGCGACGAATTGCGCGCCACCGAAGTCAGGCTGGACGGTCCCGAGGTGTCCCGCTACAAGCTCGCGGTGACCGACAAGCGGCCGGCGTCGCGCAAGGCGCGGGACCGCTGGCTGACGAACTGA
- a CDS encoding DsbC family protein produces MKKTFRMAAAALAIAAVTLGCSAQADQTTDKLKATLQSRLADVNIKSISKSPIPGLYEVNLGTQIVYSDANGDYLLLGDMVDAKTRKNLTEARLSETNRIDFASLPFGNAVKVVKGNGSRKIAVFSDPNCPYCKQLETSLKSLDNVTVYTFLYPVLSPDSTAKSRSIWCSTDRAKAWESWMQDHQAPTAAGTCDTAAIDKNLALGHAMNVDGTPTVFLADGRRLPGAVPADRLDKEMSSVH; encoded by the coding sequence ATGAAAAAAACCTTCCGCATGGCCGCCGCCGCGCTTGCCATTGCCGCCGTCACGCTGGGCTGCTCCGCCCAGGCCGACCAGACCACCGACAAGCTCAAAGCCACGCTGCAATCGCGCCTCGCTGACGTGAACATCAAGAGCATCAGCAAGTCGCCGATTCCGGGTCTTTACGAGGTGAATCTCGGCACCCAGATTGTCTATAGCGACGCGAACGGCGATTACCTGCTGCTCGGCGATATGGTGGACGCCAAAACGCGGAAAAATCTGACCGAGGCGCGCCTGTCCGAAACCAACCGTATCGACTTCGCCAGCCTGCCGTTCGGCAACGCGGTGAAGGTCGTGAAAGGCAACGGCTCGCGCAAGATCGCCGTGTTTTCCGACCCGAACTGCCCGTACTGCAAGCAACTCGAAACTTCGCTCAAGTCGCTCGATAACGTGACGGTGTACACGTTCCTCTATCCGGTGCTCTCGCCGGACTCGACTGCCAAGTCCCGGTCGATCTGGTGCTCGACGGACCGCGCGAAAGCATGGGAATCGTGGATGCAGGACCATCAGGCGCCCACGGCCGCCGGCACGTGCGACACGGCCGCGATCGACAAGAACCTGGCGCTCGGCCACGCAATGAACGTGGACGGCACGCCGACCGTGTTCCTCGCCGACGGCCGCCGCCTGCCCGGCGCCGTGCCCGCCGACCGGCTCGACAAGGAAATGTCCTCGGTGCATTGA
- a CDS encoding aminodeoxychorismate/anthranilate synthase component II gives MLLMIDNYDSFTYNLVQYFGELGEDVRTYRNDEITLDDIAKLNPERICLSPGPSNPQHAGITLDVLREFAGKTPILGVCLGHQAIGEAFGGRVVRAQTIMHGKVSTIETDCKGVFSDLPKHFSVTRYHSLAIERESLPDCLEVSAWTDDGEIMGVRHKELAVEGVQFHPEAILSEHGHALLENFVKQSKASPSHRAAR, from the coding sequence ATGCTGCTCATGATCGACAATTACGACTCGTTCACCTACAACCTGGTGCAATACTTCGGCGAACTCGGCGAAGACGTGCGCACCTACCGTAACGACGAAATCACGCTGGACGACATCGCGAAGCTCAACCCCGAGCGTATCTGCCTGTCGCCCGGCCCGAGCAATCCGCAACATGCGGGCATCACGCTCGACGTGTTGCGCGAATTCGCCGGCAAAACGCCGATTCTCGGCGTCTGCCTGGGCCATCAGGCTATCGGCGAGGCCTTCGGCGGGCGCGTAGTGCGCGCGCAAACCATCATGCACGGCAAGGTCAGCACGATCGAAACCGACTGCAAAGGCGTGTTCTCCGACCTGCCGAAACACTTTTCGGTGACGCGCTACCACTCGCTCGCCATCGAGCGCGAGTCGCTGCCCGACTGTCTGGAAGTGTCCGCATGGACCGACGACGGCGAGATCATGGGCGTGCGCCACAAGGAGCTCGCGGTGGAAGGCGTGCAATTTCACCCGGAAGCGATTCTGTCCGAACACGGCCACGCGCTGCTCGAAAACTTCGTGAAACAGTCGAAGGCCAGCCCTTCCCACCGCGCCGCCCGATGA
- the apaG gene encoding Co2+/Mg2+ efflux protein ApaG has translation MSQYEFSVSAQVQFLPEESDPERRQYAFAYTLTIRNTGQVPAQLIARHWVITDSEKNVQEVKGLGVVGHQPLLKPGEQFEYTSWAVIATPVGTMRGEYFCVAEDGERFDAPVPEFILRMPRTLH, from the coding sequence ATGAGCCAGTATGAATTCAGCGTCTCGGCGCAGGTGCAGTTCCTGCCCGAAGAGTCGGACCCGGAGCGCCGCCAGTATGCGTTCGCCTACACGCTGACCATCCGCAACACCGGTCAGGTGCCCGCACAACTGATCGCGCGTCACTGGGTGATCACCGACAGTGAAAAGAATGTGCAGGAAGTGAAGGGGCTGGGCGTGGTTGGCCACCAGCCGCTGCTGAAACCCGGCGAGCAATTCGAGTACACGAGTTGGGCGGTGATTGCGACACCCGTTGGCACGATGCGCGGAGAGTATTTCTGCGTGGCGGAGGACGGCGAACGATTCGATGCGCCGGTGCCTGAATTCATTTTGCGCATGCCGCGCACGCTGCATTGA